From one Scophthalmus maximus strain ysfricsl-2021 chromosome 19, ASM2237912v1, whole genome shotgun sequence genomic stretch:
- the clip1a gene encoding CAP-Gly domain-containing linker protein 1 isoform X2, which yields MSTAKSSGIKGPSKIARPPGTGAPKTNPSTGAKVIAADKSAASASGGDAQNAEESFQVGERVWVNGNKPGIIQFLGETQFAPGQWAGIVLDEPIGKNDGSVAGVRYFQCESLRGIFTRPSKLSRTEGESNGTQTAPPSRAASPTPSVTSVASHTTATKSTVPTTTTAGKKASTTTPATPATPATPATPATPATPSNLARTNSESISNLSETGSVKKGERELKMGDRVLVGGTKAGVVRFLGETDFAKGDWCGVELDEPLGKNDGAVAGTRYFQCQPKYGLFAPVHKVTRIGFPSTTPAKAKTTVRKVVATPSGLKRSPSASSISTMSSVASSVSAKPSRTGLLTETSSRYNRKISGTTALQEALKEKQQHIEQLMAERDMERAEVAKATGHVGEMEQEISLLRDDQEQMEAKMDQLRALVEAADKDKVELLNQLEEERRKVEDLQFRVEEACITKGDLETQTRLEHAHIKELEQSLLFEKTKAEKLQRELEDTRVATVSERSRIMELEKDLSLHTRKVADLQLRLGTQQGSEDSTLSPLLEEINSLRDQLSSQEAKQQEELVKYKEKQEAQEKTHGEAVAQLQAASVRLSGDNEQLQMRLSQADKENVDITEQWRSKLESAIASHQQAMEELKVTFSKGTGAQTEELVETKSALERLKLEHKLTIEAAGTKHEADTVAWTRETQALKAQLLSLTEDKERLEESLRSSVEKAEEQHLVEMEDVLGKLHTAEVRVKELEENEATMAQQARDKERETKEQMAEMVALRSQLAQGNQEVVTLKSQLEAVQSQENNQGAKVSELSSHLEGQQKEVLSLQQTLTSEKQLKDTLEQELGVLKQKLADSTDEQTKSAKTMQEALEKLSKKEELCTSLTTESESLRSQFAGLERKLKAADEKLEQLSKDKSKLENDISDMMKASGDSSVQLTKMNEDLIQKERRLEELLSQLAEEKEKVAHFGEKLQQEHSRKEQELKETGDAHQSQIKDLQEKIASLEKTVKKGETVVEELKASQEKSLSEASELHVKERGLLQSQVEELKQELSFSRDKTQELEKLVSELQTHKEQTQCLSAELDSYKHDVEQLSKKLGKQSLDLENLCKESGDVKAEKGKLEKHLSDLQTKFSALEISHQELSAQKEQLLVTSNKLSKHQEELLTNEKRSDEEKISLNTELGKVKDLLQEVQTENKTLVHTKGEHLDQIEELQRQCAEKTDLLLKHQQDIQQIQTKKKQLLQDYENVCKERNRLEEDFNESRSKLTWEKDDLVLERDAARNAKKSLDAKNADLQEKLKSMNLEKEDLTMKNTQLQALTEKLTKEKVEMSSEISASVLDKKSLETVKEELQKKLTATKKNLESSVRECEELKASKMSLTQMLEEFKTSSQVTDSERLHLLQEKEYLLATQRKVCNEKEELLKEIEELKDKLQTSTEQLSQSNEKFKEASSSFEQERQAFGLQSSGSEMALHAIRKEKMSLDSALEQQKMDYERLAGEKGELEEKHSKAISEKNVLSVERDKLASDIRTTKDQLDSYSRANADLTQEKSHLTTMLEENKRQKDEVEAEVTSLKREKADLQNELQKHNSDIEVLEKAKTELAQEHSKIKMDSEKANLELVQQVDNLTKVGQHLQLLQTEADKKVESLQNENQGLLQQIQEFKGQTESMSEAKQLLETRLQAENSERNKVISDKDGLSKQIDELQKALSKVTQENKDISLNLKNADQQNKSFTVDMEALKTQLTQREKETSRLTEDKDQLLSKLEDMGKQMTSLTTEKEELLAVQGKLEQDVSSLDAGKENWLAERSRLLEELEKLQASQTQLDADVKALQTDKELLENQYRNAVAEVSASAVVKEEISSSISGLAAQKNALQVERDEALQQVRQLESQLKNVVSKQLEATEASGKMAEALEQLTKEKTSLVQEKMDALEELRSSKQEIETQLATLKKENSKHQEDLKTSKDQLCTESQKIKSLCQEVEELKEAVSVKSQSLQTLQDENNKLTQELDKDHKDQSDRVKLKDEHTKLKKQLDEMKQSESTLKEQLDKEKAALQQSVRKNSALISEKDQQVENLKSEMAVLRGESASAKTLQGTIHALERDKADLQERVLRLETDLAAAPETINNLSGDAVVDQLREDKEMADGQAAIEFLNSVIVDLQRKNGELKDKLETMAAAALNGNNQSELDNYDSHGQEPVKKKTPPRLFCDICDCFDLHDTEDCPTQMQMPDSPPHTTYHGNKGEERPYCDICEVFGHWTDSCNDDQTF from the exons ATGAGCACAGCCAAGTCCAGTGGGATCAAAGGGCCCAGCAAGATAGCCAGGCCACCTGGGACAGGAGCCCCCAAGACAAACCCCAGCACAG GAGCTAAAGTTATTGCGGCCGACAAATCAGCTGCAAGTGCCAGTGGTGGAGATGCCCAAAATGCTGAGGAGAGCTTCCAGGTTGGGGAGCGAGTGTGGGTGAACGGGAATAAGCCAGGCATCATTCAGTTTTTGGGAGAGACACAGTTTGCCCCGGGACAGTGGGCAGGGATTGTTCTCGATGAGCCAATTGGGAAGAATGACGGGTCGGTGGCAGGGGTGCGCTACTTCCAGTGTGAATCCCTGCGAGGTATATTTACCCGCCCATCCAAGTTGTCTCGCACTGAGGGGGAGTCTAATGGAACTCAGACGGCACCACCTTCCCGTGCTGCTTCACCCACGCCTTCAGTTACTAGTGTAGCCTCTCATACGACTGCAACAAAATCGACAGTACCCACAACTACCACAGCAGGCAAGAAGGCCTCCACCACCACGCCTGCCACACCAGCCACGCCGGCCACGCCGGCCACACCAGCTACACCAGCTACACCATCCAACCTTGCACGCACAAACAGCGAATCTATCTCCAACCTCTCAGAGACTGGATCAGTGAAGAAGGGGGAAAGGGAACTGAAGATGGGTGACCGTGTTCTG GTTGGTGGTACAAAGGCGGGAGTGGTACGTTTCCTTGGGGAAACCGATTTTGCCAAAGGAGATTGGTGCGGTGTGGAATTGGACGAGCCTTTAGGAAAGAATGACGGGGCAGTGGCAGGCACGAG ATATTTTCAGTGCCAACCCAAATATGGCTTATTTGCTCCAGTGCACAAAGTCACACGCATCGGCTTCCCTTCCACCACGCCGGCCAAAGCAAAAACTACAGTTCGGAAAGTTGTGGCCACACCATCAGGGCTGAAGAGAAGCCCTAGCGCCTCCTCCATAAGTACCATGAGCTCTGTGGCATCCTCTGTCAGCGCCAAGCCTAGCCGCACAGGCCTG CTAACGGAGACATCATCCCGGTATAATCGAAAGATTTCAGGCACTACAGCCCTGCAGGAGGCGTtgaaggagaagcagcagcataTTGAGCAGCTTATGGCTGAGCGGGACATGGAGAGAGCTGAGGTCGCCAAGGCCACTGGCCATGTTGGAGAGATGGAGCAAGAAATTAGCCTGCTCAGGGATGATCAGGAGCAG ATGGAGGCTAAGATGGATCAGCTACGTGCCTTGGTTGAAgctgcagacaaagacaaagtggaGCTGCTGaatcagctggaggaggagcgtAG GAAGGTGGAGGACCTTCAGTTCCGTGTAGAAGAAGCTTGCATTACCAAAGGAGACCTCGAG ACGCAGACCAGGCTGGAGCATGCCCACATTAAGGAGCTTGAACAGAGCCTGCTCTTTGAAAAGACCAAAGCTGAGAAACTCCAAAGAGAGTTAGAAGACACTAGG GTTGCTACGGTGTCGGAAAGATCCCGTATAATGGAGCTTGAGAAGGACCTTTCCCTGCATACAAGAAAGGTAGCTGACCTGCAGCTGCGTCTTGGAACCCAGCAAGGCTCTGAAGACTCtactctttctcctcttctggaAGAGATAAACTCTCTGAGGGATCAGCTTTCTTCCCAAGAGGCCAAGCAGCAAGAAGAGCTGGTTAAATACAAAGAGAAGCAAGAAGCTCAAGAAAAGACCCACGGTGAGGCAGTTGCCCAGCTCCAGGCTGCATCTGTTAGGCTCTCTGGTGACAACGAGCAGTTGCAGATGCGCTTAAGCCAAGCCGACAAGGAGAATGTTGATATCACTGAACAGTGGCGTTCCAAGTTGGAGTCTGCCATTGCCTCCCACCAGCAAGCCATGGAGGAGCTGAAGGTAACCTTCAGCAAAGGCACAGGTGCCCAGACAGAAGAGCTTGTAGAAACCAAAAGTGCACTAGAGAGACTGAAGTTGGAGCACAAGTTGACTATAGAGGCGGCTGGAACCAAACACGAAGCTGACACTGTAGCTTGGACTAGGGAAACGCAGGCACTGAAAGCACAGCTATTGTCTTTGACTGAAGACAAGGAGCGACTTGAGGAGTCGCTAAGGTCCAGCGTTGAAAAAGCAGAGGAGCAGCACCTTGTGGAGATGGAAGATGTTCTTGGAAAGCTTCACACTGCAGAAGTTAGGGTAAAGGAGCTTGAGGAGAACGAGGCAACGATGGCGCAACAAGCCCGGGATAAGGAGAGAGAAACCAAAGAGCAGATGGCAGAAATGGTGGCTCTGCGCAGCCAATTAGCACAAGGTAACCAGGAGGTTGTGACCCTGAAGAGTCAGTTAGAGGCGGTTCAGAGCCAAGAAAACAACCAGGGTGCCAAG GTTAGTGAACTGAGCTCTCACTTGGAGGGTCAACAAAAGGAAGTCCTTTCTTTACAGCAGACTCTGACTAGTGAAAAGCAGTTGAAGGATACCCTGGAACAGGAACTTGGAGTCTTG AAACAAAAGTTGGCCGACAGCACAGATGAGCAGACAAAATCAGCAAAAACTATGCAAG aagcacTTGAGAAGCTCAGTAAGAAGGAAGAGCTGTGCACATCCCTGACCACAGAATCAGAGTCTTTAAGAAGTCAATTTGCAG GGCTAGAGAGGAAGCTAAAGGCTGCAGATGAAAAGCTCGAGCAACTTTCAAAGGACAAGAGCAAGCTGGAAAATGATATTTCCGACATGATGAAGGCATCTGGTGATAGTTCAGTACAGCTGACCAAAATGAACGAAGACCTCATCCAGAAAGAAAG GAGGCTCGAGGAGTTACTGAGTCAACTtgcagaagagaaggagaaggtggCCCACTTCGGTGAAAAACTCCAGCAGGAACATTCCCGCAAAGAGCAAGAGCTCAAAGAGACTGGAGATGCACATCAGTCTCAGATAAAAGACCTTCAGGAAAAGATTGCTAGCTTA GAGAAGACTGTCAAAAAGGGTGAGACCGTGGTTGAGGAGCTTAAAGCCTCTCAAGAGAAATCGCTCTCTGAGGCCTCGGAGCTCCATGTGAAGGAACGTGGGCTGCTGCAGAGTCAGGTTGAGGAGTTGAAGCAGGAGCTCTCCTTTTCGAGGGACAAAACCCAGGAGCTGGAGAAACTGGTGTctgagctgcagacacacaaggaaCAGACTCAG TGCCTTTCTGCTGAGCTTGACTCCTACAAGCATGATGTTGAACAATTGTCCAAAAAACTGGGAAAGCAGAGTCTAGATCTGGAAAACCTGTGTAAGGAAAGTGGGGATGTTAAAGCTGAGAAAGGCAAACTGGAGAAACACCTTTCAGATTTGCAGACTAAGTTCTCTGCCCTTGAGATAAGTCACCAGGAGCTTTCAGCCCAGAAAGAACAACTGCTAGTAACCAGCAATAAGCTTTCAAAACATCAAGAAGAGTTACTCACCAACGAAAAGCGATCGGATGAAGAAAAGATTTCATTGAACACAGAGTTGGGGAAGGTGAAAGATCTTCTCCAGGAAGTGCAGACTGAAAACAAGACCCTGGTTCATACTAAAGGTGAACATCTGGACCAAATCGAGGAGCTTCAAAGACAATGTGCAGAAAAGACTGACTTGCTCCTGAAGCATCAGCAGGACATTCAGCAAATCCAGACTAAAAAGAAGCAACTACTTCAGGATtatgaaaatgtctgcaaagagAGGAACCGGCTTGAAGAGGACTTCAATGAAAGCAGGTCAAAGCTCACATGGGAGAAGGATGATTTAGTTTTAGAGAGAGATGCTGCTAGGAATGCCAAAAAGTCTCTTGATGCTAAGAATGCTGACTTGCAGGAAAAACTTAAGTCTATGAACCTAGAAAAAGAAGATCTGACAATGAAGAATACACAGCTGCAGGCACTCACAGAAAAACTGACAAAAGAGAAGGTGGAGATGTCCTCTGAAATCAGTGCCTCTGTGTTGGACAAGAAGAGCTTGGAGACCGTGAAGGAGGAGCTCCAGAAGAAACTCACCGCTACAAAGAAAAACTTGGAGAGTTCTGTCCGTGAATGCGAAGAACTCAAAGCCTCAAAAATGAGCCTGACCCAGATGCTGGAAGAGTTCAAGACAAGCAGTCAGGTGACTGATTCTGAGAGACTTCACCTTCTGCAGGAGAAAGAATACTTACTTGCGACCCAAAGAAAAGTCTGCAATGAGAAGGAAGAGCTGCTCAAAGAGATCGAAGAATTAAAGGACAAGCTTCAAACCTCAACAGAACAACTGTCTCAGTCCAATGAGAAATTTAAAGAAGCATCGTCATCTTTTGAGCAAGAGAGGCAAGCGTTTGGCCTTCAGAGCTCAGGATCTGAGATGGCTCTCCATGCTATTCGGAAGGAAAAGATGAGCCTCGATTCGGCACTAGAGCAGCAGAAAATGGATTATGAGCGTTTGGCAGGGGAGAAGGGCGAATTGGAGGAGAAACACTCGAAAGCCATATCTgagaaaaatgttctttctgtTGAGCGTGATAAACTGGCTAGTGATATTCGAACAACTAAGGACCAGTTGGATAGTTACTCCAGAGCTAATGCTGACCTTACTCAAGAGAAGTCTCATTTGACGACAATGCTCGAGGAAAACAAACGGCAAAAAGATGAAGTTGAAGCAGAGGTGACCTCTTTGAAACGAGAAAAGGCTGACCTGCAAAATGAACTGCAGAAACATAACTCTGACATTGAAGTTCTTGAAAAGGCCAAAACTGAACTTGCTCAAGAgcatagtaaaataaaaatggattcTGAGAAGGCTAATTTAGAACTTGTTCAACAGGTGGATAACCTTACAAAAGTTGGTCAGCATCTGCAGTTGCTGCAGACTGAAGCTGACAAAAAAGTGGAATCTTTGCAGAACGAGAACCAGGGGCTGCTTCAGCAGATCCAGGAGTTTAAAGGTCAGACTGAATCAATGTCGGAGGCCAAGCAGCTTCTTGAGACTCGGCTACAAGCTGAAAACAGTGAACGGAATAAAGTGATATCTGACAAGGATGGTCTGTCCAAACAAATTGACGAGCTTCAGAAAGCATTGTCTAAAGTtacacaagaaaataaagacatttctttGAACCTTAAGAATGCTGATCAGCAAAACAAATCTTTTACTGTGGATATGGAGGCTTTGAAAACCCAGTTGACGCAGCGCGAGAAAGAAACCAGTCGTTTGACTGAAGATAAAGACCAGCTATTATCTAAGCTTGAGGATATGGGCAAACAGATGACCTCCTTGaccacagagaaagaggagctTTTAGCTGTTCAGGGTAAATTGGAGCAAGACGTTTCTTCTCTGGATGCGGGCAAAGAAAATTGGCTCGCAGAACGGTCGAGGCTGCTCGAAGAGTTGGAGAAGTTGCAGGCTAGTCAGACACAACTAGACGCTGATGTCAAGGCCCTACAAACGGATAAAGAACTTCTGGAAAACCAATACAGGAATGCTGTTGCAGAGGTATCGGCTTCTGCTGTTGTAAAAGAAGAGATTTCCTCCAGCATCTCAGGCTTAGCAGCTCAGAAGAACGCCctgcaggtggagagagatgaaGCCCTCCAGCAAGTCAGGCAGCTCGAGTCCCAactaaaaaatgttgtttctaaGCAGCTTGAG GCTACAGAGGCCTCTGGCAAGATGGCTGAGGCTCTCGAACAGctgacaaaagagaaaaccaGTTTAGTGCAGGAGAAGATGGACGCTCTGGAAGAGCTGCGGAGCTCCAAACAGGAGATAGAAACCCAG CTCGCAACACTGAAAAAGGAGAATTCCAAGCACCAAGAAGATCTGAAAACATCCAAAGATCAACTTTGCACAGAAAGTCAGAAGATCAAGAGTCTATGCCAGGAAGT tgaGGAGCTAAAAGAGGCCGTTTCCGTGAAGTCGCAGTCGCTGCAGACGCTACAAGATGAAAATAACAAGCTGACTCAGGAGCTGGATAAAGATCACAAAGACCAGAGTGATCGTGTAAAg CTCAAAGATGAGCACACCAAACTCAAAAAACAGTTGGATGAGATGAAGCAAAG TGAGAGCACCTTGAAGGAGCAGTTGGACAAGGAGAAGGCCGCCCTCCAACAGTCTGTCCGTAAAAACAGTGCCTTAATCTCAGAAAAGGACCAGCAGGTGGAAAACCTGAAGAGTGAG ATGGCTGTGCTGCGCGGGGAAAGTGCCTCGGCTAAGACACTGCAGGGTACGATTCATGCCCTGGAGCGTGACAAGGCTGATCTACAGGAGCGTGTGCTGAGGCTGGAGACGGACCTGGCTGCAGCGCCTGAAACCATCAACAACCTATCAG GTGATGCTGTTGTGGACCAGTTGAGGGAGGATAAGGAGATGGCAGATGGTCAG GCAGCG ATTGAGTTCCTGAATTCAGTCATCGTTGACCTCCAGAGGAAG